The following proteins come from a genomic window of Lolium rigidum isolate FL_2022 chromosome 5, APGP_CSIRO_Lrig_0.1, whole genome shotgun sequence:
- the LOC124651106 gene encoding protein ETHYLENE-INSENSITIVE 2-like encodes MDGVRSLAHSLGAGEGGGRNNLFRTLGPALFISIGYIDLGKWVTTIDAGSRFGYDLVLLVLLFNFSAVLCQYLSICIGMVTTKNLAEICVQEYSQPICAGLGVQAIISLLTAEVTMISGIAMGFNLVFEYDDIVTGIWFASFAVNLLPYAISHLDKKVAGTLNTCIAGLALVCFVLGLLVSQPKVPLDMDVMFPKLSGESAYSLMALLGGNVIAHNFYVHSSFVQAQKRSPVTLGSLFHDHLISILFIFSGVFLVNYVLISSAAVGSTDALLLTFQDVVELMNQIFMNPAAPVVFLVVLLLSSHIISLSSIVGSHAIVENFFGVNLSLSAHHLLLKVFAMIPTIYYARIAGSEAIYQLLIICPVIQAMLLPSSVIPVFRVASSRSLMGSYRISSSVEILAFLSFLLMLFTNIIFMAEILFGDSTWTNNMKGNTGSPVVLPYTLIVLTSCVSIVFTLFLAVTPLKSASNEAETLELSVHSQREPLGSAHHREELFLEDVAQEEIQRSSTDALREQSESHQESALEHTESSDTTAESDHDSQQSTAYTVSTPKAQPSPPVYHEEPKPVCVADWTESIPKVSTPTAVEHINAENIKVKSTTEKDVEVVAEVCTDKDNITPRNLEYEKSAVGRAPFNPDGPPSLTFSRGKDADAGNGSGSLSTLSGLGRAARRQLAATLDEFWGHLFDYHGKLTQDANDKRYNFLLGLDSKTASSAVRADNQSTEASKSPLMRDVMRGSPTSLNSWDSMSREKEIRGLDWNSGQQMGSMGSSNWSQSMNLPYTDISSPSSSLLEQNANYYSNFSNVPSYNDNQFYQPATIHGYQLASYLKGMNASRSQYSNIPLDPRRVPRSSEYSFPNYPDSPLHARSQNVRGSLGANPLQNPTMNRLNTAVERPYYDSFSVEESENGGSSAYSKKYHSSPDISALIAASRKALLNEANLGGAAGNQSYLSKLASERPQYVDPTARSNAQAAFNERSQHNLQRDVLSMQLGMNPNAKSLWAQQPFEQLFGVSSAELNKSEVNTGQRSSGITKDDSSYTECEVELLQSLRSCIVKILKVEGSGWLFRQNGGCDENLIDQVAAAEKYSQETTDNLLSPELRRMPSDKSSQPLRRNDDRASNCMHGLPNCGESCVWQGSLVVSFGVWCIRRVLDLSLVESRPELWGKYTYVLNRLQGVLEPAFSKPRKPLTGCACLQIVGPVTRPISGTFTTSAVILETIKDVEQAISGRKGRSGTAAGDVAFPKGKENLASVLKRYKRRLSSKPSAGQ; translated from the exons ATGGACGGCGTCCGGAGCTTGGCGCACTCCCTGGGagctggcgagggcggcggccggaACAACCTCTTCCGCACCCTCGGCCCGGCGCTCTTCATTTCGATCGGCTACATCGACCTCGGCAAGTGGGTCACCACCATAGACGCCGGTTCGCGCTTCGGCTACGACCTCGTGCTGCTCGTCCTGCTCTTCAATTTCTCCGCCGTCCTCTGCCAGTACCTCTCCATATGCATCGGCATGGTCACCACCAAGAATCTTGCAGAG ATATGCGTCCAGGAGTACAGTCAGCCAATATGTGCCGGCCTTGGTGTTCAGGCAATAATTTCCTTGTTAACTGCAGAAGTTACCATG ATCTCAGGCATAGCAATGGGGTTCAACCTTGTATTTGAATATGATGACATTGTCACAGGCATATGGTTTGCAAGTTTTGCGGTTAATCTGCTACCATATGCAATCTCCCATCTG GACAAGAAGGTGGCTGGAACATTAAATACCTGCATAGCGGGTCTCGCACTTGTTTGCTTCGTGCTTGGTTTATTGGTCAGTCAACCAAAAGTTCCTCTCGATATGGATGTCATGTTCCCCAAGTTGAGTGGTGAAAGTGCGTATTCGCTCATGGCACTTCTGGGTGGAAATGTAATAGCGCACAATTTCTATGTCCATTCATCATTTGTACAG GCTCAAAAGAGATCACCTGTTACACTCGGGTCCTTATTTCATGACCACCTTATTTCTatcttgtttattttttctggGGTTTTCCTTGTGAACTATGTTCTCATAAGCTCAGCAGCAGTTGGATCCACTGATGCACTGCTCCTGACCTTTCAAGATGTTGTAGAGCTGATGAACCAG ATATTCATGAATCCTGCAGCACCGGTTGTGTTCTTAGTGGTTCTTCTTCTTTCGAGCCACATCATCTCGTTGTCATCTATTGTTGGTAGCCATGCAATTGTAGAGAATTTCTTTGGTGTAAACCTTTCTCTTTCTGCGCACCATCTGCTACTGAAGGTTTTTgccatgattcctactatctactATGCAAGGATTGCGGGTTCAGAAGCAATATATCAGCTCCTTATCATCTGCCCAGTCATCCAGGCTATGCTCCTCCCTTCGTCTGTTATACCTGTTTTCCGTGTCGCCTCGTCCAGGTCATTAATGGGCAGTTACAGGATATCTTCGTCTGTTGAAATATTGGCCTTTCTTTCATTTCTGCTTATGCTATTTACGAATATCATTTTTATGGCGGAAATCCTGTTTGGTGATAGCACTTGGACAAACAACATGAAAGGCAACACCGGGAGCCCTGTGGTACTTCCATATACTCTCATAGTCCTAACTTCGTGTGTATCTATTGTGTTTACACTGTTCCTGGCTGTTACTCCACTTAAGTCTGCAAGTAATGAAGCCGAAACTCTGGAGTTGTCTGTGCACTCTCAGAGAGAACCATTGGGCAGTGCTCATCATAGAGAAGAGCTCTTTCTGGAAGATGTTGCCCAAGAAGAAATTCAAAGGTCTTCTACTGATGCTCTCAGAGAGCAATCGGAAAGTCATCAGGAATCAGCTTTGGAGCATACTGAAAGTTCTGACACCACTGCAGAGTCTGATCATGACAGCCAGCAATCAACTGCTTATACAGTAAGTACTCCTAAAGCTCAACCCTCACCACCTGTCTACCATGAAGAGCCAAAACCAGTTTGTGTAGCTGATTGGACAGAGTCGATACCAAAGGTTTCTACCCCCACTGCAGTAGAACATATTAATGCAGAGAACATCAAAGTGAAGAGCACAACTGAAAAAGATGTTGAAGTAGTAGCAGAAGTTTGCACGGACAAGGATAACATTACCCCACGTAATTTGGAATATGAGAAGTCTGCTGTAGGAAGAGCACCTTTCAACCCCGACGGTCCACCATCTCTGACTTTCAGCAGGGGAAAAGACGCTGATGCTGGCAATGGTAGTGGCAGCCTTTCAACACTTTCTGGTTTGGGCCGTGCTGCAAGGAGGCAGTTAGCAGCAACTCTTGATGAGTTCTGGGGGCACCTTTTTGATTATCATGGTAAACTTACACAAGACGCAAATGATAAAAGGTACAATTTTTTGCTTGGACTGGACTCGAAAACAGCTAGTTCTGCTGTGAGGGCAGATAACCAAAGCACTGAAGCTTCAAAGAGCCCCTTGATGAGAGATGTGATGCGAGGATCACCTACCTCACTGAACTCATGGGACTCAATGTCACGTGAGAAGGAAATCCGTGGTCTAGACTGGAATTCTGGGCAGCAGATGGGTTCAATGGGTTCATCAAATTGGTCTCAGAGCATGAATTTACCATACACAGACATTTCGAGTCCAAGCAGCAGCTTGCTTGAGCAAAATGCAAACTATTATTCCAATTTTAGTAATGTGCCTTCTTACAATGATAATCAGTTCTATCAGCCTGCTACCATTCATGGATATCAGCTGGCATCTTATTTGAAAGGAATGAATGCAAGTAGAAGTCAGTATTCCAACATCCCCCTGGACCCACGACGAGTTCCTAGATCTTCTGAATATTCTTTTCCTAACTATCCAGACTCTCCCTTGCATGCCCGTAGCCAAAATGTGCGTGGTTCACTGGGAGCCAACCCTTTGCAAAACCCAACGATGAACCGCTTAAACACAGCAGTGGAGAGACCCTATTATGATTCTTTCTCTGTTGAAGAAAGTGAAAACGGTGGCTCATCTGCGTACTCAAAGAAGTATCACAGTTCACCTGACATATCTGCACTAATCGCTGCAAGCAGAAAGGCTTTGTTGAATGAAGCGAATTTGGGTGGGGCTGCTGGGAATCAGTCATACCTAAGTAAGTTGGCATCTGAGAGACCGCAATATGTGGACCCAACAGCCAGGTCCAATGCTCAAGCTGCATTTAATGAGCGCTCACAACATAACCTCCAGAGGGATGTCCTATCTATGCAATTGGGTATGAACCCCAACGCCAAATCCCTTTGGGCCCAACAACCGTTTGAACAACTGTTTGGCGTGTCAAGTGCAGAATTGAACAAAAGTGAGGTGAACACTGGCCAGAGATCAAGTGGTATCACAAAGGATGATTCCTCTTACACAGAGTGCGAGGTAGAACTTCTTCAATCTCTTAGATCTTGCATCGTGAAGATCTTGAAAGTGGAAGGATCAGGATGGCTCTTTAGGCAAAATGGTGGCTGCGATGAAAATTTGATTGATCAAGTTGCAGCAGCGGAGAAATATTCACAAGAAACAACTGACAATCTATTGTCACCTGAGCTTCGGCGCATGCCTTCAGACAAAAGCTCACAGCCACTTCGAAGGAATGATGACAGAGCTTCCAATTGCATGCATGGACTACCGAACTGTGGTGAAAGTTGTGTTTGGCAGGGTAGCCTGGTTGTTAGTTTTGGTGTCTGGTGTATCCGTAGGGTACTGGACCTATCCCTTGTGGAAAGCAGACCAGAACTTTGGGGGAAGTACACTTATGTTCTGAACCGTCTTCAG GGAGTCCTTGAACCCGCATTTTCCAAGCCCCGCAAACCCCTCACTGGGTGCGCATGCCTTCAGATAGTAGGTCCGGTCACCAGGCCCATTTCTGGCACCTTCACCACTTCAGCTGTGATCCTGGAGACGATCAAGGACGTGGAGCAGGCCATCTCCGGACGCAAGGGCCGAAGCGGAACAGCAGCAGGAGATGTAGCTTTCCCCAAAGGGAAGGAGAACCTGGCTTCCGTGCTCAAGCGATACAAGCGTAGGCTGTCGAGCAAGCCGTCTGCTGGACAATAG